The following proteins come from a genomic window of Labeo rohita strain BAU-BD-2019 chromosome 25, IGBB_LRoh.1.0, whole genome shotgun sequence:
- the hexa gene encoding beta-hexosaminidase subunit alpha, translating into MANTGTPSLFCFLLVVVGVSVQQVDGVWPLPQQLDQSWDRYSLSPQLFSFTYGQDSAAQTGCSVLDAAFKRYFSIIFPDFTKGTENVLQSMWSEPQPFVVSVTVKTRGCDGYPNEDSDESYNLSVSEGQALLRSVSVWGALRGLESFSQLVYQNDYGAYFINKTEIVDFPRFAFRGLLLDTSRHYLPLHDILKTLDAMAYSKFNVFHWHIVDDPSFPYQSRTFPDLSNKGAFHPFTHVYTQSDVMRVIEHARMRGIRVVPEFDSPGHTQSWGKGQPGLLTPCYKGSVPSGSFGPVDPTVDTTYKFMESLLKEVKFVFPDSYVHLGGDEVSFACWQSNPNVQTFMEKMGFGKSFTKLESFYMENIMNMTAALNKTSIVWQDVFDYHERIPQDTVLEIWKGKNYKTELSRMTSAGHRVLLSAPWYINHISTGQDWRDSYAVQPQNFSGTDEQKKLVIGGEVAMWGEYVDATNLTPRLWPRACAAAERLWSNEEKTMNADVAFPRLTEFRCELLRRGIQAEPLFVGHCKHEYDGL; encoded by the exons ATGGCCAACACCGGCACACCCtctctgttttgtttcttaCTAGTTGTCGTCGGTGTGTCGGTGCAGCAGGTGGATGGAGTCTGGCCGCTGCCGCAGCAGCTCGATCAGTCCTGGGACAGATACAGTCTGAGTCCGCAGCTGTTCTCCTTCACTTATGGACAGGATTCGGCTGCACAGACTGGATGCTCCGTCCTGGATGCTGCTTTCAAAAGATACTTCTCCATCATATTCCCTGACTTCACCAAAGGAACAG AAAATGTGCTTCAGTCCATGTGGTCAGAGCCGCAGCCCTTTGTCGTATCGGTGACTGTAAAAACCAGAGGATGTGACGGCTACCCTAACGAAGATTCAGATGAGAGCT ATAACTTGAGTGTGTCAGAGGGCCAGGCTTTGCTGAGATCAGTGTCTGTATGGGGCGCTCTCAGAG GTCTGGAGTCCTTCAGTCAGCTTGTTTACCAGAATGATTATGGCGCT TATTTTATCAACAAGACAGAAATTGTAGACTTCCCACGTTTTGCATTCAGAGGACTTTTACTGGACACTTCAAGGCATTACTTACCCCTCCATGATATTTTGAAGACCCTG gATGCTATGGCCTACAGTAAATTTAATGTCTTTCACTGGCACATTGTGGATGATCCTTCCTTCCCGTATCAGAGCCGCACTTTTCCTGACCTCAGTAATAAG GGAGCTTTTCATCCGTTTACTCACGTCTACACACAGTCAGACGTGATGAGGGTGATTGAACATGCGAGAATGAGAGGCATTAGAGTCGTTCCTGAGTTTGATTCTCCTGGACACACTCAGTCATGGGGGAAAG GACAGCCAGGCCTCTTGACTCCCTGTTACAAGGGCAGTGTGCCGTCTGGTTCATTCGGACCTGTGGATCCAACGGTAGACACTACTTATAAGTTCATGGAAAGCCTCTTGAAAGAGGTGAAGTTTGTCTTTCCTGACTCTTATGTTCATTTAGGAGGGGATGAGGTCAGTTTTGCCTGCTG GCAGTCGAATCCCAATGTGCAAACGTTTATGGAAAAGATGGGCTTTGGAAAGTCTTTTACCAAACTGGAATCATTCTATATGGAGAA TATCATGAACATGACCGCCGCTCTCAACAAAACCTCCATTGTTTGGCAGGATGTGTTTGACTACCATGAGCGG ATTCCACAGGACACGGTTCTGGAGATCTGGAAGGGTAAAAATTACAAGACTGAACTGAGCAGGATGACCAGTGCCGGGCACAGGGTTCTGCTCTCTGCCCCCTGGTACATCAACCACATCAGCACCGGCCAGGACTGGCGTGACTCCTACGCTGTGCAGCCCCAGAATTTCTCGG GGACGGATGAGCAAAAGAAGCTGGTGATTGGTGGAGAGGTCGCCATGTGGGGTGAATATGTTGATGCCACCAATCTGACCCCACGCCTGTG gccgagagcctgtgctgcaGCTGAGAGGTTGTGGAGCAATGAAGAAAAAACCATGAACGCGGATGTGGCCTTCCCACGTCTGACAGAGTTTCGCTGTGAACTTCTGAG GCGGGGTATTCAAGCGGAGCCTCTGTTTGTTGGTCATTGTAAGCACGAGTACGATGGCCTGTAA